The Elgaria multicarinata webbii isolate HBS135686 ecotype San Diego chromosome 11, rElgMul1.1.pri, whole genome shotgun sequence genome segment CCCAGCCTGAGAGAGCCACATCTGGGATGTTTCTGTACAGATTTTCCTAGAAACCACCTTGATAGCTGCACTTTTTCAGCAAATCGTGATGTCTTCGGGTGGAGGAGGCGTATGCTGGATTGAACCTTTTCCCAAAGGAAGACTGTAAAGCCCTTGTTTATTTTAGCGCAATCATTCTTATAAACAGGGTTCAGTTTCAAAATTGCTttttctaaaagctccatccgacgagcgtttttcggcacgcttgttactgggcactcacggatcgctcacatgacgtcgtctgcctcccgcgcgtcTTCCGCCGCTTCCTTGCACCACAACCCACCCCGAAAACATCCAGTTGCTGTTCTCTCCTgttggactgaatgggcctaattacttcctgttttcaggaagcgacgacagagaagcgatgggagccacgcgttttgacctagatgtgatggggcacATAGACACAGGTTCCAgcccacttgtgtgtgtgtgtgtgtgtgtgtgtgtggacagaaAGCTGACAAAATCGTCCCAGAACTGCTCATCATCTCACATCTCTGGGCTTGTCCACATGGGTGCTTTggccctggattgcttcggagtggcagcaggtgatccacatgacgcagccaccactccgaatcaatccaggggaaaagccccgaagctccgcactaaagaagtcagggacttaccctgactttttttagatTGGTGGAAGGCTCCGTGCCTCTgtggagccttgttaaggaaaaataaataaaatttaaaggggggttggaaatcccTCGAGGgtgggagcaccccattcctcccccccattagctgtaaatgcaatccttcgcatttacagctaaacaaaacaaatcatgtCAGCCCCATTTTTCCAATAGAAACCCCACTTACCAGAGCAGAGGGggcacggatgctcccaggcacccccgGCCCGGCCCCGTGAGTGCTCGGGTGGGTGGGCGCGGCGGCAGGAAACCCTCCACTGCACTCCTTCCCATATAGCCGCTGGGAAGGCACATCAGTGCGGCTGTGCCGTGGCTCGTGCCACTGGGCGCAGCATTACCGAACTTGTATAGATGAGGGCTCATTGCTCACTTCCTACAGTCTCCTATCACATCTTTCTATGTTCCCCACTTTGCAccgcatttttaaaaattattgtcaGACACCTTGAGCCTCAtttccttggtagaaaggcagagtatTAAATCAACCagtcaatcaattaatcaatcaaatgAACAAATAAGAAGCTCCACTAAGGAGTGCACCGAGAGCCACACTAATTCAGTGTTCAGTCCGTGATAGTTCTCCCAACAATTTGTGTGTGCAGCTTTTCATCCCATGGGGCAAACAGCAGGGGAGGAGGCACAATTTTCATTGGGAATACAGAACAGGGGCAAAGGGTTGAAACACACCTTCCCCTGCATTTCTAAACAAATGGATAGATTcgttaggcaggcaggcaggcaggcaggcaggcaggcaggcaggcaggctaggtGAGTACATGAGCATTAGGTGATCACTCACCAGTCTGCTGTGCAACATATAATTTAGCTATATTAGTCTCATTTTACAACAATCAACCTGGCTTTGGGCAAGTCCCTTTGCCTCAGTTTGCCATCTATAAAATGGGGTCTTATCCAGACAGATAACCCCTGTAGGTCTGTTCACTCAACTTGGGATCAAATGGGGAGACACCCTGTCAGCTGCCTCTGAGACgatctccttggaggaagggcgggatacaaatgagaGAGTGCATGGAAATAATCCGGATGGGATTCGACAGTACTCTAGGATCTGCGCTTCACGATACCCTGAATTTCCTTCTCTTCACACCCACGTGGGGATGAAACGAAAGCTGATGCTCGCTGGTAGCaccgcagcggcagcggcagcgaggCAGGAGCCAAAACCATCCGTAGGGAAAGCATCGCAGGAAATATGAGTCACACCCTCCATCCTAGCCAGGGACTGCCTGAGAAGACAGAAGCAGATGGCCAGCTCTTGCTTTTGGAGAAAGCAGCACAGAAACAGCAGGGTCCAGGGAGAATTTGGGGGAACCCTCCAATGAGTACAATCACCAGAAACATAAAGGGGTACAGGGTCCCAAATGCTGATGGTCCCTCATTTACAAAGCACATCCCTTGACCAGACACCTGCATGGCGCCAGTTGCTGTTACTGGGCTAGTTCCATGGCTTCTGGCACAGTAATTGGTAACCATAGCAATTCAGCACTATACAGCTAAACATTCCAGGCTAATTCAGAGCAGTGGCTGGCTACTTGAGGGGAATGGCTGGAATAATGACCAGTAAAATACAGACAAATGTACTGTTGCTAGGATCTTTTATTACAGCACTTGTGTGTATAGAGACATGCATTTTCAGCAACGTATTCAACTTACTCCTGGTCCCTGGAACCTACTTTTTGAAGGTCAGGCCTCAGTTGTAGAAGATATAAGTAATCATGTCGTGCTTCTGAGAATGTGCAAAGTATCTTTCCCTGCACTACTGAGTATTCCAAGCCAACGTTTTAGTTTGGAAAGAATGGGAATACTTGCCAGATGAAAGAGTATGCACTCCAGATCAGCTTGAGGCCCATCACCTTTGTTAAAAGGCTGCAAGGCTAGACTACTGCAGTGCACCCTATGTGGGGGCTGCCCTTGATGACTTGTAGCAGTTTCAGCTTGTATCACAGATGAACGAGAGAATGGGTAACGCCCATTCTGTTTCTAGgttcttttttttgtgtgtgtttgtgtatttatctgCCCAATTTCCGTCCCAGCTTTCAACTGCCCAAATTATCCTTGCCCAATGTTGAATCCCTCCAACCattttagactataactcccatcatctcagACAATTGTCTATGCTGGTTGTagctaagagttgtagtccaaagcatttaaACTGAGAAAATGGTACAAGAGAAAAGACAGAACTCCTATACCCCAGCAGTGCTCCTAAACCAAATCCTTCCTCTCTAtaaaaggctattaatggctttaaaaacaaacaaaaccacaaggAGGTCCGGAATATGGAACTCCCACATCTTCTGTAGTTTGGCctcaatccccacccccaagaccAACTCTTATTTCTCCTTTGAGAAGAGACTTTGCCAGCTCTTAGATCTGACCGCGTGCAAGCAAACCACCACAGTAATTTGTCAAACCACAGTTCGGTATCAGCAAACGAAACCTTTATTCTCACATAAGGCAAACCATGTCAACACTGTAGTAAGAGCCAGTGTACTGTTGTGATTAAAAGTGTCTGATCAGTAGTAATAACGTAAGTAAAGTATACATAGAGTACACAAAAgccaaaggtagccatgttgactagaaaaaaaattccaaaatccatattagggcaaGACCTTAATTGGGCTAACTCCCACGTTCACAAAACAGCGTGCAAGagtttgagatctccagatttttCCATTGAAGATATACAAAAAGCAGGTGggtggaagggaagaaaaaatgaTGAGTGGGTCGCTTCCAGGCAAGGTTTCTATCATAGAAGTGCCTTGCCTAAAACACAGCATTTTACAAACGGCCCAGAAATGAACtctcatttgtaaccctcccatgtttctccattgcttcttccatctttttgctTTCCAGAAAAACACATTAAGGTGGAAGAGGCAGAATAGATGCACAAAGCCTTCTGATTtatagcactaggagccctctatctggaagGACCCTTCCTGCTGAAGTCACGATGGTCAGAGTCTTAAAACAGAAGATAGAAGTTGCAGGAATTCAAAAGAAGACTCCACCAGGTGCTGTGAGGATTCCAGCTGATACCTAAGACAGCCCTTaggactgctgggatgaagaaacaaataaataatggttgAACACGCCAACCCCTtcgaaaatataaaatccagctgttacgtGGAACTGTCTTCATCCATAGGTGAAGCACTTCGGTTCCTTGGTAGgtggaaaacagaagcagaaatatCTATACAGCAGCCATCCACAacattttggacttccaactctcatcagccctggaCAGCTCAGCCAAAGGTGAAGGAGGATAGGCActgctgtccaaaacatctggaggcaccacagggaggggaaggttgctgtaggttttttttatatattaacACATTTAGACATAATTTCAGATAGTGTACTGGGTAATAATGTCAGTAGAACCTTCCCATTTGGTTCTatgggactgtgtgtgtgtgtgtgtgtgtgtgtgtgtgcaacacaCGAATAGCAAACTGAGAAGCTTTAGTGTGCTGGCACTACAGCCCAAATGGGGCTTCTGAAAATCAATGCTTGGAGGAATCTCAAGGCTTGCAGGAGTAGGAAAAAATGCTTAAGGAGGGACACTTCCCGCCAACACAGCTCCATGAAAACTCTGCCTGTTCAGTAGCTAAGGAAAGTGGAGTGCTGTTGAGGGGTAGCAACAGAAAACCAGGATGGACTCCACCCCTTAAAATGCAGCTGCACATCCAAGTTGTGGTATGGTAAACCATAGCCTTTTCCAGGGCTCTGGGCTGACCAGGAGGTTGAGCCCACTTCCCAGCAGGGTTTTTCCCCCATATCAATGAATTGCTGTGATTCACCCCAGTGGGGAAAAGTAAAGTGCAGCCATGGAGACCTTTCACAGGAAGGGCAAAATGTGTCCTTCACCTTTAATGCCAGGTAACCAAGTCGTCACTGACAGGGATTCCACAGGGATACAGTGTTGTCTCTGGGTATTGCAACCCCTCCAACACAAAAGCCCTCCCTCCCACTCATACAGGCATTTCACTAGGTGTATCACTATACATtggattgggggtgtgtgtgagagagacaggaaCACCATATAACAAAAGATTTGTACCAAGAGTTTGCATTTTACTTATGTGTTCATTTTCATGTTCTGATTATCCTACCCTTGTGTATATGTTATTTAGTGTCCCTAAGGAAGGATTTCCAACATTTACAAATACATCTTGTTTTGGCATCTGGCGTTCCCCCCTCGTTTTGGGGAACaaaaacattcattttttttgTACCTATACACAGATCATACACATTGAATGGGTTCAGTCCACACAATAACTAACGGTAGGTTATTGTATCATCTGTCGAGACTTTTTcataccatggttggttattcggctgaaataaccaccgctgtgcagaattgattatttgaacaaccgttggttatcgtgtcgtgtgtcCAGTACTGttatttcatcacacacagttggttattttcagctaCTACAGAGTCCCTTGGCAAGGGTGgccaaagcggtggctgccactctagtccagctgccaGAAGTTGCAAtgtctgatgggataccagtgggaggactgaagagGGAGAAAGTCAAACACAGCACTAATAGTCAAATCGAAGCTAGCCTTAGTCCACATCACTGTTGATTATAATTATGCCatatggggagtaccccctcaataatcaactgtggagttgactattaacccaccattgattattgtgttgtctgaacgcagccattcAGTGTTTTCAGTGTGTAGTGCACTTTTGGGGAGCACATATAGTGATGCCACAAGCCCAACTTGACCTACATTGGAAGCAGAAAGGTGATTCCCTCCACCCAACCCTTCCTCTGGAGGAAGATGAAGCCAAGAGACCAAGCTGGAGGGCTCACTAGGGCCTTCAATTTGATAGATGTCAGACATTGCTGAGGCGGACTCCCTGCCAACTGCAATGCTACCATCACAAGAAGAGTGAAAATACAGCCCTGGGTAGCTTGTCCTCAACTTATCTATATCCTGACAGCTCTAAAAATGCAACAAAGAACCAAGTAGACTGTGCTATTTCTCAGGTTGTTTTTGGCTCAGGTTGAACCAAACATAGCtatttcccacctttcttccttggGGTTGAACCAAACGTAACATGCAACTGGGTGTAACCAAACTACAGAAATgcagatctgtgtgtgtgtgtgtgtgtgtgtgtgtgtgtgtgtgtgtgttgaaccttCCCCTGCCAGCCATTTTTCAGCAGTGACTCTACCCCACAtctgccttcctccccccccccacagagctcCAGATGTTCAAAAAGACATTGTGATAGAGTGTGGCCAAAGAGTACgattaaaataaattaacttaataaataaataaaatatgcatttgtttttaaaagaaagcaggCCTCTAGTCATTTCCCTAATTCTCTTCTTTTCACTCCTTTTCTGAATTCTTTAATAACTCAATATATGAACGAACCCTGTCCTACTACTTTATGTGAAATAAGGCACATAATTTCTAAGGACAACAGCCAAATTGTCTTAATGTGGTATTTTGAAGAGGGGTTTGGCACAAAGGAATATGAGCAAGTCCTAAATGAAGccaatgaaccgcccagagagcttcagctattgggcggtataaaaatgtaataaataaataaatgtagtgtagtggctagagtgctggactggaagccgagagatctgggttctagtccccacttggccatggagctccctgggtgactttgggccagtcacagactctcagcccaacctacctcacagggtggttgttgtgaagataaaatggagaggagggttatgtatgctgccttcagttgcgggatacaaatgcaataaataacagtaacaacaacaaaaacaataataacatGGGATTCATGTTCACTGCTCTGTGTGGATCTGTAGTATGTCTGAATAGAACCTGAAGGGGCAAGAGGCCTTTGAAATTTCTGAAAGTAAAATTGAAACACCAATTGATTTCTGCTTCAAATCAGTTTAGAAAGCCATTATACAACCTACATTGGCTAGAATGCACATCCAACTTCCCTTTTGCCTGGCTATGCTCCTTTGACAGGAGTACATGCCACAAATAGCATTGACATGTGCTTTTGAGTGCAGCATGAAAACAGTCTGGGAGCACCAACAAAAGtcatacttgtctactcagaagtaaattccactgagttcaatggggcatacttccaGAAAAGTGGCCCGCATTGAACTCTGCAGGACTTACGTCTGAggaaatatacataggattataCTCCGCGAGTTGAAACCAAGGTGCTTAAGTGCTGCTATCCTTTATTCAGCCTACCTAACTATACATAGAAAACTCCCCCACAAAGCTACCACCAGATGACCAGGAAtggagtctgtgtgtgtgtggtgcctgAATGTGTGGCACCAAGGGGCTACAGGAACTAGTAGGCAGCATAGAGCTTTGCTTCTTGGATCCTTTAAAATAATATGAAAATAAGGCAGCGGGCCAATTCAATATCCTGAAAATCTGAGCGATCTTTCTATTCAAAGGTAACACATGGGCATGGGCATTCAGGCCGATTTTCAGGGGAGCAGGGCTTGGGTGTTCTGAGTAGctgacttccccccacccccatcccaaccaCTCTGGCTGGCTAGTTGAATAAAAAcgaattttaaattgtaagctccttgggttGTAAGCTCTTGTACTCTGTAAAATGGCGCTGtatgtataaataaacaaataattccaAATTGGCGTGATTTGCATAATTGGCTCAGATCAACAGAATTTGAGGTTACCTTTGGTGTAAAATCTGGATGTGTCTAGTACAGATTATACCCAGCCTTCATCTGACCCGAGTCAGGACACGGGGAATGGGTACTGGTTGTTCCTGTTCCCCAAACTGCAAGTGTATAAATTGGGATTGAAATCCCTAAATGACTTCGAGTCTGATTaacgtaacagacaggggagtaGACTCTTAACAGACAAATCCGTTCACCCTGATTTGCTCTGCAATCACATTCGCAGAATCTTCCATTTCCCAGGCAGAGAAAGCCACCTTGTTGACAAGGACTGTATGGAGCCTGGAAGTGACTTGATCACCACAGCCTGTTCCTAGAAGTCTGTGCTTTCCCCGTTCTGGAGCAAAATTACTCAAGAGGCCATGTGCTATCCCTGCCTTGGGTCACCGGCTAGCAACGAGCAGGCCCAGCCGCTAAAGCTCTTTGCTGAACTCTTGCTGAATAGTGTAGCCCAGCCATCGGTGCCCGCCGCTCACGCTGTACCCAGCGCTCTCGAAGAGCTCCATGGCTGCTTTGGTGACCACCGAGACCTGGGCCACCAGGAACTTGAAGCCCTGTGCACGGGCCCGCTCCtccaggaagctgaggaggcgACGCCCCACGCCGGAGCGCCGGTACCAACGGTTGACGGCCAAGCGTTTCAGCTCGGCTGCGCGGGGCTCCCCGCCGCGGGGCTCCAGGGCCACACAGCCGCACACGTCGTCCTCGTCGTACACGGCCACCCAGAGCCCGCGCTGGCCCGCGCTGTAATAGGCATGAAGGTGTTTCAAGTCCGGCGAGCGCCACAGCAGGAGCTTCAGAGCCACTACGGTGAGTAGCACTGGCAGCACCAGAGCCACCACAAAAGAGTTCAGGAAGAAACGGAGGCCGCTGCTCACCACCGCCATCAGCAGCAACGCCAACGGCCGCGTCAGCACGTACAAGATCAGGCGGTTCTCTGTATCCTTGAAGCCATCCTGGTGGGAGAAAAATAGAAAGGTGTATGGAGTAAGGGGAAGGGTAGAGCTGGGAGGGGCTCCATGAGAGCTGACATGTCACCCCAtgtgtccccccccacacacttttcctGAAAACCTTCACAGAAGGATATTCGacagcagcctctcccaacctgataccctccagatgtttgggattccAACTCCGCTCAGCCCCAGCTAATATGGCCAATCaagagggattatgggaattgaggacccaaatatctggagggcacccagtagGAGGAAAGCTGTTCTAAAGTCTCTGTAACGACTTTCATGGAGCCGAGAAAAAGCAACAAAGCACAAACAGCCCTGATCTTTCGGCACTAGACTGAAAGCCGTCGTTTGGATGGCAGGAGCATGAATGCAGATAGAGGGAGCTGCTCCACCTCCACCTTTATGCTATTTGGTTGGCACACGTTGATAGCAAATGGCCAGCTTCAACTGGAAACAAGAAGCCCCAACACAAGCGCGCTGCAACTGTGACCCCCTAGATTGCTTGTTTCACTGGGCTAAATTATTCTCTCACATAGCAAGTTTTCTTCCTAATGCTCAACCCAAATTGACTTTGGTACAGAAGATAGCATCATGACTTCTTGTCCTATCTTTGACGGAAAAGGTAACCATATTGCTTCtcctctttattattttttatgatgcAAACATGTCTCCCTCAATCATCTTTTTCTCTAGATTTAACATACTTCcttcctttagcctttgctcATTCTGTCTTCTAAGCCCTTTCTCACTAACAGCGCAATCTTATGTGTGACTACTCAGAAGCAATGGGACGTACTCCTAGGTatatgggtataggattgcagcctattttTTTCTAATCGTCTGGTTTCGAATGGATTCATTCACAGATTGATTTCCAAACCCTCAATGCAAGTACATTTTTGAGACTACTGAAAAGAATGTGAACAACCTAATAAACACAAGTTATCACTTGTTTAACTGAGCCTTCCTTAATATTTTCTATTCCATGCCTTTGATATTAACACTTAAGAACTATACCACTGTTGTTGTTATCGTTATTGAATGAtatgaatacatttttatttgtctatggcacaaaggccgttaCAATCACAACAAGATATCAGGGAACAAAGGTCACATAAAGCACCAGACTGGAAGAAGAggctaagatgatgatgataataataataataataataataataataataataataataataataatgatgttattattaagagagcaatcctatgtcagCAGAGTATTTTGGTTTCCTGGACCCGAGTTCAAAGGCAGGGTTTTGAATTCAGAGCCAGGAAATCATGCTCCCCACCTCCATCCCCATCCCCTcgcagccagtgtggagagaaccacactggctgccgctacgagctcacaaatgcaagctctTTGGGGCTGAAAGGGAGTGTTCCCGGTGGGCGGGAAGCggaggagactggggacatgAAGACAGGAGGTATCCTCAGCCTTCTTCTGTCCCACTCCCCgaagcctccactagatggcttaaattgcctgtctagctaaaatgcagtgGAAGGCGCATTGCAGGACTTTTGTCCTGTCTAAACAcac includes the following:
- the NAT14 gene encoding probable N-acetyltransferase 14, with translation MPTLEPDQLAIREMREDEAPLVLELLKDGFKDTENRLILYVLTRPLALLLMAVVSSGLRFFLNSFVVALVLPVLLTVVALKLLLWRSPDLKHLHAYYSAGQRGLWVAVYDEDDVCGCVALEPRGGEPRAAELKRLAVNRWYRRSGVGRRLLSFLEERARAQGFKFLVAQVSVVTKAAMELFESAGYSVSGGHRWLGYTIQQEFSKEL